The following coding sequences lie in one Phycicoccus duodecadis genomic window:
- the rpmA gene encoding 50S ribosomal protein L27 yields the protein MAHKKGASSTRNGRDSNAQYLGVKRYGGQVVKAGEIIVRQRGTHFHPGDGVGRGGDDTLFALVAGAVTFGAKRGRKTVNITPVETAAR from the coding sequence ATGGCACACAAGAAGGGTGCGTCCTCGACTCGCAACGGTCGTGACAGCAACGCCCAGTACCTCGGCGTCAAGCGCTACGGCGGCCAGGTTGTCAAGGCCGGCGAGATCATCGTCCGCCAGCGCGGCACGCACTTCCACCCCGGCGACGGCGTCGGCCGCGGCGGCGACGACACCCTGTTCGCGCTCGTCGCGGGTGCGGTGACCTTCGGCGCCAAGCGCGGTCGCAAGACCGTCAACATCACGCCGGTGGAGACCGCCGCGCGCTGA
- the rplU gene encoding 50S ribosomal protein L21 yields MYAIVRAGGRQEKVSVGDVLLIDKTSGVAGDEIQLQPLLVVDGGTVTSDASKLAKVKVTAEVVKAAKGPKITILKYKNKTGYRKRQGHRQPLTQVKITAIDA; encoded by the coding sequence GTGTACGCGATTGTGCGCGCGGGTGGTCGCCAGGAGAAGGTCTCCGTCGGCGACGTCCTGCTCATCGACAAGACCTCCGGTGTCGCCGGTGACGAGATCCAGCTGCAGCCGCTGCTCGTCGTCGACGGCGGGACGGTCACGAGCGATGCCTCCAAGCTCGCGAAGGTCAAGGTCACGGCCGAGGTGGTCAAGGCCGCCAAGGGGCCGAAGATCACGATCCTGAAGTACAAGAACAAGACCGGGTACCGCAAGCGGCAGGGCCACCGCCAGCCGCTCACCCAGGTCAAGATCACGGCGATCGACGCCTGA